One Deltaproteobacteria bacterium genomic region harbors:
- a CDS encoding Lrp/AsnC family transcriptional regulator, with product MIDGIDLNILKILQKKARIPNVEVARQVDMAPSAVLERIRKLEKQGFIDGYEVRLNPERFRRNLVAFVIVTTKHPKQRSNTAKRLSDIPGAQEVHEIAGEDGILLKVRVSDTVELGKLLKEKIAAIEAVHATRTMIVMSTLKETARIPIDDIDVHPG from the coding sequence ATGATTGACGGAATTGATCTAAATATACTGAAGATACTCCAGAAGAAAGCTCGAATTCCCAATGTGGAGGTGGCCCGCCAGGTGGACATGGCCCCTTCTGCCGTCCTGGAACGCATCCGCAAACTGGAAAAACAGGGTTTTATAGACGGTTACGAGGTCCGGCTGAACCCGGAAAGATTCCGGCGTAATCTGGTGGCCTTTGTGATCGTCACCACCAAACACCCCAAGCAGCGAAGCAACACCGCCAAGCGGCTGTCGGACATACCGGGCGCACAGGAAGTCCACGAAATTGCCGGCGAAGACGGTATTCTGCTGAAAGTAAGGGTTTCCGACACGGTGGAACTTGGAAAGCTTCTAAAGGAAAAAATAGCCGCCATCGAGGCGGTGCATGCCACCCGGACCATGATTGTCATGTCCACCCTGAAAGAAACGGCGCGCATACCCATCGACGACATAGACGTCCACCCAGGTTGA
- a CDS encoding acetate kinase — translation MSTQSKRAVLVINAGSSSVKFTLFSIRDETVLAKGIVERIGLEGTQMTATTRRGKKFTRAAVVKNTHEAVSRIVAFLIDPVHGVLESRQAVAAVGHRVVHGGEKINASVVIDERVKDIIRNCAALAPLHNPPNLEGIEASQNSFPETTQVAVFDTAFHASIPESAFLYGLPYHLYTEDKIRRYGFHGTSHCYVSHEAARIMGRPIETLKIITCHLGNGSSITAVDGGRSVDTSMGFTPLEGTVMGTRSGSIDPAIVIHLMMHKGLTAEQVNALLNEQSGFLGMAGIGSSDVRDVLAAMEKGDARAAAAVEVYVHQVRKYLGAYTAVMNGLDAVVFTGGIGENAAVIREMVCNGGPGMGRLGIRLDPERNGSAGKKARAIHVEGADVSILVIPTDEEKEILRQTVSVLDS, via the coding sequence ATGTCTACACAGAGTAAAAGAGCCGTACTCGTGATCAACGCAGGAAGTTCTTCGGTCAAGTTTACCCTGTTCAGCATCAGGGATGAAACCGTCCTGGCCAAAGGCATCGTGGAGCGCATCGGCCTCGAGGGCACGCAGATGACCGCCACGACCCGCAGGGGAAAGAAATTTACCCGGGCGGCCGTAGTGAAAAACACACACGAGGCGGTATCCCGGATTGTCGCATTTTTGATTGACCCGGTACACGGGGTGCTCGAGAGCAGACAGGCGGTGGCAGCCGTCGGCCACCGCGTCGTTCACGGCGGAGAAAAAATCAATGCTTCCGTCGTCATCGATGAACGTGTCAAGGATATCATTCGAAACTGTGCCGCCCTGGCCCCGCTGCACAATCCACCCAACCTGGAGGGGATAGAGGCCTCCCAGAACAGTTTTCCGGAAACGACCCAGGTGGCCGTTTTCGACACGGCTTTCCACGCCTCCATACCGGAAAGCGCCTTTCTCTACGGGCTTCCCTATCACTTGTACACCGAGGATAAAATCCGCCGCTACGGATTTCACGGTACCAGTCACTGTTATGTCAGCCACGAGGCCGCCCGCATCATGGGCCGGCCGATAGAGACGCTGAAAATAATCACCTGCCACCTGGGAAACGGCAGCAGCATCACCGCCGTGGACGGAGGCAGGAGCGTTGACACCAGCATGGGGTTTACCCCACTGGAGGGGACCGTCATGGGAACCCGCAGCGGGAGCATCGATCCGGCCATCGTTATCCACCTGATGATGCACAAGGGACTGACCGCGGAGCAGGTGAACGCACTGCTCAACGAACAAAGCGGTTTCCTGGGCATGGCCGGAATAGGCAGCAGTGACGTGAGGGATGTCCTGGCGGCCATGGAAAAAGGCGATGCACGGGCAGCGGCGGCCGTTGAGGTGTACGTTCACCAGGTACGGAAATACCTGGGGGCCTACACGGCCGTCATGAACGGTCTGGATGCGGTCGTGTTTACGGGCGGAATCGGCGAGAATGCCGCCGTGATCCGTGAAATGGTGTGCAACGGCGGTCCGGGCATGGGCCGGCTGGGTATCCGGCTGGATCCGGAAAGAAATGGTTCGGCCGGTAAAAAGGCACGGGCGATACACGTGGAAGGGGCTGACGTATCGATCCTGGTGATCCCCACCGATGAAGAAAAGGAGATCCTCCGCCAAACCGTGTCGGTTCTCGATTCCTAA
- a CDS encoding corrinoid protein — translation MSELYEKMAKALIAGNEAEVNKLTQEAIDGGAPAKEVLDNGLLAGMDVVGKRFKAGDMFIPEVLLCARTMHAAMDILKPLLSEGDRAGSGTVVIGTVEGDLHDIGKNLVAMMLQGAGFKVVDLGTNIKPQDFVGAVKEHNPDIVGMSALLTTTMPKMEETIEALKEAGVRDQVKIMAGGAPVTQDFIEKIGADAYGANAASASEKAKALVA, via the coding sequence ATGAGCGAGCTGTATGAAAAAATGGCGAAGGCGTTGATTGCCGGCAATGAAGCCGAAGTCAACAAGTTGACGCAGGAAGCGATCGACGGGGGAGCCCCGGCAAAAGAGGTGCTGGACAACGGCCTGCTGGCCGGCATGGATGTCGTTGGAAAGCGGTTCAAGGCGGGGGATATGTTCATTCCCGAAGTGCTTTTGTGCGCCAGAACCATGCATGCTGCCATGGACATTCTCAAACCCCTGCTTTCCGAAGGCGACCGGGCCGGCTCAGGCACGGTAGTGATCGGAACCGTCGAGGGCGACCTCCATGATATTGGAAAAAATTTGGTGGCTATGATGCTTCAGGGGGCCGGTTTCAAGGTCGTCGACCTTGGCACCAACATCAAGCCGCAGGATTTCGTGGGGGCCGTCAAGGAGCACAATCCCGATATTGTCGGCATGTCGGCCCTGCTGACAACCACGATGCCTAAGATGGAGGAAACCATCGAGGCACTGAAGGAAGCCGGTGTTCGCGATCAGGTAAAAATCATGGCCGGCGGTGCACCCGTGACCCAGGATTTCATCGAAAAAATCGGGGCGGATGCCTATGGGGCCAATGCAGCTTCTGCATCGGAAAAAGCCAAAGCGCTGGTCGCTTGA
- a CDS encoding diaminopimelate decarboxylase, with the protein MPMSASFKERLFPTLKEIVDHFGTPFHIYDETGIRETGNTLVRAFSGLKAFREFFAVKALPNPRILGIMREMGFGFDCSSIPELLLSRQVGAEGGDIIFTSNNTTAAEFEAAAADGGCILNIDDLSLMERVPRMPDLVCFRFNPGAERSGNSIIGLPAESKYGATREQLVSAYKGARRRGATRFGLHSMLASNELDYTYMVETARMLLDTAEYIADSLDIQFEMINIGGGFGIPYKPEEPPLDLTAMADEIIDLFNRFGDRNGYVPQLHMESGRYMTGPHGVLVATAINRKDIYRTYIGIDASMSALMRPGIYGAYHHIDVLGKEKESVVETVDVVGALCENNDKFAIQRELPRIGNGDILCIQDTGAHGHAMGFNYNGRLRPKELLLRCDGSVELIRREETVADYFATLDFQPDVTTPAKPVRNAA; encoded by the coding sequence ATGCCAATGTCAGCATCATTCAAAGAAAGGCTGTTTCCGACGCTCAAGGAAATTGTCGACCACTTTGGAACGCCTTTTCACATATACGATGAAACCGGTATCCGTGAAACCGGCAATACCCTGGTCCGGGCCTTTTCCGGTCTGAAAGCCTTCAGGGAATTTTTCGCGGTAAAAGCCCTGCCCAACCCGCGCATTCTCGGTATCATGCGCGAGATGGGGTTCGGGTTCGACTGCAGTTCCATCCCCGAACTCCTGCTGAGCCGGCAGGTAGGCGCCGAGGGCGGGGACATTATCTTTACCTCCAACAATACAACCGCTGCTGAATTCGAGGCGGCGGCTGCCGATGGAGGATGCATCCTCAACATCGATGATCTTTCCCTGATGGAACGGGTCCCCCGGATGCCGGACCTGGTCTGTTTCCGCTTCAACCCCGGTGCCGAACGGAGTGGCAACAGCATCATCGGGTTGCCGGCCGAATCCAAGTACGGTGCGACGCGGGAGCAGCTGGTCAGCGCTTACAAGGGCGCCAGGCGAAGAGGCGCAACACGCTTCGGGCTCCACAGCATGCTGGCTTCCAATGAGTTGGACTACACCTACATGGTGGAGACGGCCCGCATGCTTTTGGATACAGCGGAGTATATCGCAGACAGCCTGGACATCCAATTCGAGATGATCAATATCGGCGGCGGGTTCGGTATTCCCTACAAACCCGAGGAACCGCCATTAGACCTTACAGCCATGGCCGATGAAATTATCGATCTATTCAACCGGTTCGGCGACCGCAACGGGTATGTCCCACAGCTTCACATGGAAAGCGGCCGCTATATGACGGGCCCTCACGGAGTCCTCGTTGCCACCGCCATCAACCGCAAGGACATTTACAGAACCTATATAGGCATCGATGCCTCCATGTCCGCTTTGATGCGGCCCGGCATCTACGGGGCTTATCACCACATCGACGTCCTCGGAAAGGAAAAGGAAAGCGTCGTGGAGACGGTGGATGTGGTGGGGGCCCTTTGTGAAAACAACGACAAGTTCGCCATACAAAGAGAGCTGCCCCGCATCGGCAACGGAGACATCCTCTGCATTCAAGACACCGGCGCCCATGGCCATGCCATGGGGTTCAACTACAACGGCCGGCTGCGGCCCAAGGAATTGCTCTTGCGTTGCGACGGGTCGGTCGAATTGATCCGCCGGGAAGAGACCGTCGCCGACTACTTTGCTACGCTCGACTTTCAGCCCGACGTCACGACACCCGCCAAACCCGTCAGGAACGCCGCCTGA
- the hisF gene encoding imidazole glycerol phosphate synthase subunit HisF gives MITLLDYGAGNVRSVINAIERLGESVRVAVSPQDILDARKLVFPGVGSFGNMMHILGEKKFIDPLKAFLASGKPFLGVCLGMQALFEASEEAPGVRGLGIFKGCAKRFRIGEAVPHIGWNGLNVKKPSPVLNGVSGSDKFYFVHSYYVDPQDAAVTLTTSDYGIEFVSSVQQGSITATQFHPEKSGNAGLALLKNFLDDTEKTAMAPPRHAKTQLAKRIIACLDVRANDQGDLVVTKGDQYDVREKGAVRNLGRPVELAGRYYCEGADEITFLNITGFRDFPLEDMPMLRVLEQTSKTVFVPLTIGGGIRDYIDKEGRKYTALEVAAEYFRSGADKVSIGSDAVLIAEKYLEGGEKTGRSAIEQISRVYGNQAVVISIDPRRVYVKSPDATRHPVVETAIPGPGGERYCWYQCTIKGGREGRDIDAATLARVCEDLGAGEILLNCIDRDGTNAGFDIQLIEAVKRAVSIPVIASSGAGCVEHFHEVFVKTEVEAALAAGIFHRREVPIADVKSHLHEQGIPVRL, from the coding sequence ATGATTACACTGCTGGACTATGGCGCGGGGAACGTGAGAAGCGTCATCAATGCCATCGAGAGACTGGGTGAGAGCGTGAGGGTCGCTGTGAGCCCCCAGGACATACTGGATGCCCGGAAACTGGTTTTTCCTGGTGTGGGCAGCTTCGGAAACATGATGCATATCCTGGGGGAAAAGAAGTTCATAGATCCGTTGAAGGCGTTTTTGGCATCGGGAAAGCCTTTCCTCGGCGTGTGCCTGGGAATGCAGGCGCTGTTCGAAGCCAGCGAGGAGGCGCCCGGCGTGAGGGGGCTGGGAATATTCAAGGGCTGTGCAAAGCGCTTTCGCATAGGCGAGGCGGTTCCCCACATCGGCTGGAACGGCCTCAATGTTAAGAAGCCTTCACCAGTGCTGAACGGGGTTTCAGGTTCCGATAAGTTTTACTTTGTCCACTCCTATTACGTTGACCCACAGGACGCGGCGGTGACATTGACCACCTCCGATTACGGCATCGAGTTCGTGAGCAGTGTCCAGCAGGGCAGCATCACGGCAACCCAGTTCCACCCCGAAAAGAGCGGAAATGCGGGGTTGGCTCTGCTGAAAAATTTTCTGGACGACACGGAAAAAACCGCCATGGCTCCGCCCCGGCACGCCAAAACGCAGCTGGCTAAAAGGATCATCGCCTGCCTGGATGTGCGTGCCAACGACCAGGGAGATCTCGTGGTGACAAAAGGCGATCAATACGACGTCAGGGAAAAGGGGGCGGTGCGCAACTTGGGCCGGCCGGTAGAACTGGCGGGGAGGTACTACTGTGAGGGCGCCGATGAGATCACCTTTCTGAACATCACCGGATTTCGCGATTTTCCCCTGGAGGACATGCCCATGCTACGGGTCTTGGAACAAACGTCCAAAACCGTGTTTGTGCCACTGACCATAGGGGGCGGCATCAGGGATTATATTGACAAGGAGGGCAGGAAGTACACGGCGCTGGAGGTTGCTGCTGAATATTTCCGTTCCGGCGCCGACAAGGTTTCCATTGGAAGCGATGCCGTGCTGATCGCAGAAAAATATCTTGAAGGGGGCGAAAAAACAGGTCGAAGCGCAATCGAACAGATTTCCCGTGTTTACGGCAACCAGGCGGTGGTTATTTCCATCGACCCCCGCAGGGTGTATGTGAAATCACCCGATGCCACCAGGCATCCTGTCGTAGAAACCGCCATTCCGGGTCCGGGGGGCGAAAGATACTGCTGGTACCAGTGTACCATCAAAGGCGGCAGAGAAGGCCGTGATATCGATGCGGCCACCCTGGCGCGTGTCTGTGAAGACCTGGGGGCCGGGGAAATACTGTTGAACTGCATAGACAGGGACGGCACCAATGCCGGATTCGATATCCAACTGATCGAAGCCGTAAAGAGGGCGGTCTCCATTCCGGTGATCGCCTCCAGCGGGGCGGGATGTGTCGAGCACTTTCATGAGGTGTTTGTAAAAACGGAAGTCGAGGCGGCGCTGGCGGCGGGCATTTTTCACCGCCGCGAAGTTCCCATTGCCGACGTAAAATCACACCTCCACGAGCAGGGTATACCTGTGAGGCTATAG
- a CDS encoding LL-diaminopimelate aminotransferase: MIKINEHYLKLQTSYLFANIGKRVAAHQAANPDQEVIKLGIGDVTRPLPDACIQSFHRAVDEMAHAPSFHGYGPEQGYDFLREKIAQNDFRERGALIDADEIFVSDGAKCDTGNIQEILSTDIRVAIPDPVYPVYVDTNVMAGRTGTFDDGRFRGLTYLEGTRDNGFVPDLPDAPVDLIYLCYPNNPTGAVITKDQLKGWVDYARQNRALILYDAAYEAFIRDNALPKTIYEIEGAKEVAVEFRSFSKTAGFTGTRCAFTVVPKECRAYTQDGREYSLFELWHRRQSTKFNSVSYPVQRAAEAVYTPEGQSQTRELIDYYLKNAALILEKVGRMGFDCIGGKNSPYIWVDCQMDSWDFFDLLLNKAGVVCTPGEGFGKCGRGFIRISAFNELENVEKAMQRMADALG, encoded by the coding sequence ATGATCAAAATCAACGAACATTATCTTAAACTGCAGACATCCTACCTGTTCGCCAATATCGGCAAACGCGTGGCCGCCCACCAGGCGGCCAACCCGGACCAGGAAGTCATCAAACTGGGTATCGGCGACGTTACCCGGCCCCTGCCCGACGCTTGCATACAGTCCTTTCACCGGGCGGTGGACGAAATGGCCCATGCCCCGTCATTTCACGGGTATGGCCCCGAACAGGGATACGACTTCTTGAGGGAAAAGATCGCCCAGAACGATTTCAGGGAACGGGGAGCCCTGATCGATGCGGATGAGATCTTTGTCAGCGACGGAGCCAAGTGCGATACAGGCAATATCCAGGAAATTCTGTCCACGGATATCCGCGTCGCCATCCCCGACCCGGTTTACCCGGTGTACGTGGACACCAATGTCATGGCCGGGCGTACCGGCACCTTTGACGACGGCAGGTTCAGGGGGCTTACCTACCTCGAGGGAACACGGGACAACGGATTCGTCCCCGATCTTCCCGACGCGCCGGTGGATCTGATCTACCTCTGCTACCCCAACAACCCGACCGGCGCCGTCATCACCAAGGATCAGCTTAAAGGATGGGTGGACTATGCCAGGCAAAACCGCGCCCTGATCCTCTATGACGCCGCGTATGAAGCCTTTATCAGAGACAATGCCCTTCCCAAAACCATCTACGAAATCGAAGGGGCTAAAGAGGTTGCCGTCGAGTTCCGCAGCTTTTCCAAAACGGCCGGCTTTACCGGAACCCGTTGCGCCTTCACCGTCGTTCCCAAGGAATGCCGGGCTTACACGCAGGATGGCCGGGAATACAGCCTGTTTGAATTGTGGCACCGCAGGCAGTCAACCAAATTCAACAGCGTTTCCTACCCCGTGCAGCGGGCCGCCGAAGCGGTCTACACCCCGGAAGGGCAGTCTCAGACCCGCGAACTAATCGACTACTACCTGAAAAATGCCGCTCTGATTTTGGAAAAAGTGGGCCGCATGGGATTCGACTGCATCGGCGGTAAAAATTCCCCCTACATCTGGGTGGACTGCCAAATGGATTCATGGGACTTTTTCGATCTCCTGCTGAACAAGGCCGGGGTGGTCTGTACGCCGGGAGAGGGGTTCGGCAAATGCGGCCGTGGATTCATTCGCATCAGCGCCTTCAACGAGCTCGAGAATGTGGAAAAGGCGATGCAACGGATGGCGGACGCCCTCGGTTGA
- a CDS encoding aminotransferase class III-fold pyridoxal phosphate-dependent enzyme has translation MIDLRNIPSAKEDLDRYEVENNFQSWSFQPDQSPPRVVSARGVRFTTEDGRERLDFSSCFVSHNIGHQDERVINAICEQARTLSSFAPSMSTAPRAKLAKMLEMITPGDLSRSFISLGGTEANEAAIKICHQYTGRRKLLTRYRTYHGGTATSMTVSSGDARGWAQVLGGTELVTVPQPYCYRCMFGQSYPDCDLQCVKYVDDVIELEGGSEKVAGIIFEPVTGANGVIVPPPEYFPRLREVCDKWDILMIADEVMSGFGRTGKWFAMDHWDVVPDIMTMAKGLTSGYVPLGATIARKHIGDRFKEQFFSHGATYAGHALGCAAALAVLSIYEEDNLIENSEKMGRYLLEKAMELEDKHACVGDIRGLGLFVGVELVRNKKTREPLIPLDAKIRSGMNPKLEVAKRLGELGMMAMAANPANVIAMAPALIVTKDEIDEGVAIMDKALEAADVYTE, from the coding sequence ATGATCGATTTAAGAAACATTCCCTCTGCAAAAGAAGATCTGGACCGCTACGAAGTGGAAAACAATTTCCAGTCATGGTCCTTCCAACCTGACCAATCGCCTCCCCGGGTGGTTTCCGCCAGGGGGGTGCGCTTCACCACGGAAGACGGACGGGAACGTTTGGACTTCAGCTCCTGCTTCGTGAGTCACAATATCGGCCATCAGGACGAGCGCGTCATCAACGCCATCTGCGAGCAGGCAAGAACCCTTTCCAGTTTTGCTCCGAGCATGTCCACGGCACCGCGGGCCAAACTTGCTAAAATGCTGGAAATGATCACTCCGGGAGATCTTTCTCGCTCGTTTATCTCGCTGGGCGGAACCGAGGCCAATGAGGCTGCAATAAAAATCTGTCATCAATATACCGGCAGGAGAAAACTGCTGACCCGCTATCGAACCTACCATGGTGGAACCGCAACTTCCATGACCGTGTCTTCCGGGGACGCCAGGGGCTGGGCCCAGGTTCTTGGGGGAACGGAACTGGTTACCGTCCCCCAACCGTACTGTTATCGATGCATGTTTGGTCAAAGCTATCCTGATTGTGATTTGCAATGCGTAAAATATGTCGACGACGTAATTGAGCTGGAAGGGGGAAGTGAAAAAGTGGCTGGGATCATTTTCGAGCCAGTGACCGGTGCCAACGGAGTTATCGTGCCGCCCCCCGAGTATTTCCCCAGGCTCCGGGAGGTATGCGATAAATGGGATATCCTCATGATTGCCGACGAAGTGATGAGTGGGTTCGGCCGGACCGGGAAGTGGTTTGCTATGGACCATTGGGACGTGGTACCGGATATCATGACCATGGCCAAGGGCTTGACATCGGGATATGTACCCCTTGGCGCAACTATCGCTCGCAAACACATCGGCGATCGCTTCAAGGAGCAATTTTTCAGTCATGGCGCAACCTATGCCGGGCATGCGCTGGGTTGTGCTGCTGCATTGGCAGTGCTTTCCATCTATGAGGAAGACAATCTGATCGAAAATTCCGAAAAAATGGGTCGATATCTGCTGGAAAAAGCAATGGAGCTCGAGGATAAACACGCCTGTGTAGGCGATATCCGCGGGCTTGGACTTTTTGTTGGTGTTGAGCTGGTGCGGAACAAGAAGACCCGAGAACCGCTGATTCCATTGGATGCAAAAATCCGATCGGGTATGAACCCCAAGCTTGAAGTGGCCAAAAGGCTCGGCGAATTGGGCATGATGGCCATGGCAGCCAATCCGGCAAATGTGATTGCCATGGCGCCTGCGTTGATCGTCACCAAGGATGAAATCGATGAAGGCGTGGCCATCATGGACAAGGCCCTGGAGGCGGCGGATGTCTACACAGAGTAA
- a CDS encoding universal stress protein produces MKFMVCYEDTSTSRDTVRLAQKHAAVWNAEIVIVSTITREEPIKHSRLQAREDAFEAQIRDLFEDVELPYNTQLLVDSRTTGEQLIRHAVRKKVDLIFLGIKKRSKVGKLLFGSTVQYVILNAPCPVLTTG; encoded by the coding sequence ATGAAATTCATGGTTTGCTATGAGGACACCAGCACGTCCAGGGACACGGTACGGCTGGCGCAAAAACATGCTGCCGTTTGGAATGCAGAGATTGTGATCGTGTCGACTATTACCCGCGAGGAGCCGATCAAACATTCGCGCCTCCAGGCAAGGGAGGATGCGTTCGAAGCGCAGATCCGGGACTTGTTTGAGGATGTGGAACTTCCTTACAACACGCAGCTCCTGGTCGATTCGAGGACAACCGGCGAGCAGCTCATCAGGCATGCCGTCAGAAAGAAAGTCGATCTCATTTTTCTGGGAATCAAGAAGAGATCCAAGGTGGGCAAGCTGCTTTTCGGTTCGACGGTTCAGTATGTCATTTTGAACGCTCCTTGCCCTGTGCTTACGACCGGGTGA